One genomic region from Streptomyces sp. NBC_00582 encodes:
- a CDS encoding S8 family peptidase, giving the protein MKGTPLRTSPALRRKLISAAALSAALLTAASTASAVAAQDSSATAAPASAVPAAQTEAAPGTPAERLIVGYKSGATEATSNAAAEADAAAKGEQTGEDVDFQRRLGTGAALVDLGEDVTGADVADVVARYQADPQVAYVVPDRLNTPQADPNDTEYAKQWDLYETTAGMNVPGAWATSTGSGVTVAVIDTGYVAHSDLAANIVGGYDFIADTAVSVDGDGRDSNPADPGDWYNANECGSGVPASTSSWHGTHVAGTIAAVTNNNKGVAGIAYGAKISPVRVLGKCGGYDSDIIDAITWASGGTVSGVPANTNVAKVINMSLGGDGACTSATQSAITAAVNRGTTVVVAAGNDNDNVANHSPGNCNNVISVAATNRAGAKASYSNYGSLVDISAPGGQTSTGTANGILSTLNSGSKTPSTESYAYYQGTSMATPHIAGLVALLKSANSSLTPAQIETAIKNNARALPGACSGGCGAGLADAAKTVAAVSGSGGGSTGGTTFSSSTAVAIPDNGAAITSSLAVSGLTGNAPSTLKVAVDITHTYRGDLVVDLVAPDGSTYRLKSSSSSDSAANVNTTYTVDASSEAANGTWKLKVQDVAAQDTGTLNGWKLTF; this is encoded by the coding sequence ATGAAAGGCACGCCCTTGCGCACCTCACCCGCTCTCCGGCGGAAGCTGATATCCGCCGCCGCCCTCTCCGCGGCTCTCCTCACCGCCGCCTCCACCGCCTCCGCGGTCGCCGCCCAGGACTCCTCCGCCACGGCCGCCCCCGCGTCCGCCGTGCCCGCCGCCCAGACCGAGGCCGCCCCCGGCACCCCCGCCGAGCGCCTCATCGTCGGCTACAAGTCCGGTGCCACCGAGGCCACTTCGAACGCGGCCGCCGAGGCCGACGCCGCCGCCAAGGGCGAGCAGACCGGCGAGGACGTCGACTTCCAGCGCCGCCTCGGCACCGGCGCGGCCCTCGTCGACCTGGGCGAGGACGTCACCGGGGCGGACGTCGCCGACGTCGTCGCCCGCTACCAGGCCGACCCGCAGGTCGCCTATGTCGTCCCGGACCGCCTCAACACGCCCCAGGCCGACCCGAACGACACCGAGTACGCCAAGCAGTGGGACCTCTACGAGACCACCGCCGGCATGAACGTCCCCGGCGCCTGGGCCACGTCGACCGGCAGCGGGGTCACCGTCGCCGTCATCGACACCGGTTACGTCGCCCACAGCGACCTCGCCGCGAACATCGTCGGCGGCTACGACTTCATCGCCGACACCGCGGTCTCCGTGGACGGCGACGGCCGCGACAGCAACCCGGCCGACCCGGGCGACTGGTACAACGCGAACGAGTGCGGCTCGGGCGTCCCCGCCTCCACCTCGTCCTGGCACGGCACCCATGTGGCCGGCACCATCGCCGCCGTCACGAACAACAACAAGGGTGTCGCGGGCATCGCCTACGGCGCGAAGATCTCCCCGGTCCGCGTCCTCGGCAAGTGCGGCGGCTACGACTCCGACATCATCGACGCGATCACCTGGGCGTCCGGCGGCACGGTCTCCGGCGTGCCCGCCAACACCAACGTCGCCAAGGTCATCAACATGAGCCTGGGCGGCGACGGCGCCTGCACCTCGGCCACCCAGAGCGCGATCACCGCGGCCGTGAACCGCGGCACCACCGTCGTCGTGGCGGCCGGCAACGACAACGACAACGTCGCGAACCACTCGCCCGGCAACTGCAACAACGTCATCTCGGTCGCCGCCACCAACCGCGCCGGCGCCAAGGCGTCCTACTCCAACTACGGCTCACTGGTGGACATCTCCGCCCCCGGCGGCCAGACCAGCACCGGCACCGCCAACGGCATCCTGTCCACGCTGAACTCCGGCAGCAAGACGCCGTCGACCGAGTCGTACGCCTACTACCAGGGCACCAGCATGGCCACCCCGCACATCGCGGGCCTGGTCGCGCTGCTGAAGTCCGCGAACTCCTCGCTGACCCCGGCCCAGATCGAGACCGCCATCAAGAACAACGCCCGTGCGCTGCCCGGCGCCTGCTCCGGTGGCTGCGGCGCGGGTCTGGCCGACGCGGCGAAGACCGTGGCGGCGGTGAGCGGTTCCGGCGGCGGCTCGACCGGCGGCACCACCTTCTCCAGCAGCACCGCGGTCGCCATCCCGGACAACGGTGCGGCGATCACGTCCTCCCTCGCCGTCAGCGGCCTCACCGGCAACGCGCCCTCGACCCTGAAGGTCGCCGTCGACATCACCCACACCTACCGCGGTGACCTGGTCGTCGACCTCGTGGCTCCGGACGGCTCGACGTACCGCCTGAAGTCCTCCAGCTCCTCGGACTCCGCGGCCAACGTCAACACCACCTACACGGTGGACGCCTCCAGCGAGGCCGCGAACGGCACCTGGAAGCTGAAGGTCCAGGACGTGGCGGCCCAGGACACGGGCACGCTCAACGGCTGGAAGCTGACCTTCTGA
- a CDS encoding Tat pathway signal sequence domain protein, with the protein MRIRSLLAVAGTAVVLTLPAVTPASAAGAVLTTANGDVAVGDVLNASLASGTAATLYNSATGTSGISCATSTFTATVTDNPAAPGAATESLTGQTFGNCTSNVLGVTGVTSITVNNLPYTTTVTSGGVVTVTPPSGSTVQTTVVLRTLLGTVSCVYQASGLSGTASNADNSIAFSNQAFTRTSGSTLCPSAGYFTAKYAPVTDGTDAVTVN; encoded by the coding sequence ATGCGCATCCGCTCCCTCCTCGCCGTCGCCGGTACCGCCGTCGTCCTCACCCTCCCGGCCGTCACCCCGGCCTCCGCGGCCGGCGCGGTCCTGACCACCGCCAACGGCGATGTCGCGGTCGGCGACGTCCTCAACGCGTCCCTGGCCAGCGGCACCGCCGCCACGCTGTACAACAGCGCGACCGGCACCAGCGGCATCTCCTGTGCCACGTCCACGTTCACCGCCACCGTCACCGACAACCCGGCCGCCCCGGGCGCCGCCACCGAGTCGCTCACCGGGCAGACGTTCGGCAACTGCACCTCGAACGTCCTCGGTGTCACCGGCGTCACCAGCATCACCGTGAACAACCTGCCGTACACCACCACCGTCACCTCGGGCGGCGTCGTCACGGTGACCCCGCCGAGCGGCTCCACCGTCCAGACCACGGTCGTCCTGCGCACCCTGCTGGGCACCGTCTCCTGCGTCTACCAGGCGTCCGGTCTGAGCGGCACGGCGAGCAACGCCGACAACAGCATCGCCTTCAGCAACCAGGCGTTCACCCGGACCTCCGGCTCGACGCTGTGCCCCTCCGCCGGCTACTTCACCGCCAAGTACGCCCCGGTGACCGACGGAACCGACGCGGTCACCGTCAACTGA
- a CDS encoding ScbR family autoregulator-binding transcription factor, with the protein MAKQERAIRTRRAIVEAAGAVFDEHGYMSTTIAMVLERAEVTKGALYFHFPSKESLAQAVLNEQVPYGAVPPQSCKLQEIVDMTFVVGQRLLSNALLRGSVRLAVDQETPSGIDHGEPFRQWAERLTDLLELARERGELLPTVRPRETVELLVGCFTGIQLMARALTGRADLADRLSVMWAHMLPSIAVPGLLPRLDTRADRGERVLASLDERAAS; encoded by the coding sequence ATGGCGAAACAGGAGCGCGCCATCCGGACGCGCAGAGCGATCGTGGAGGCGGCCGGCGCGGTCTTCGACGAGCACGGCTACATGTCCACCACCATCGCCATGGTCCTGGAGCGCGCCGAAGTCACCAAGGGCGCCCTGTACTTCCACTTCCCGTCGAAGGAATCGCTCGCCCAGGCCGTCCTGAACGAGCAGGTGCCGTACGGCGCGGTGCCACCGCAGTCCTGCAAGCTGCAGGAGATCGTCGACATGACCTTCGTGGTCGGGCAACGGCTGCTGAGCAACGCGTTGCTGCGGGGCAGTGTGCGGCTGGCGGTGGACCAGGAGACGCCGTCCGGGATCGATCACGGCGAGCCGTTCAGGCAGTGGGCCGAGCGGTTGACCGATCTGCTCGAACTGGCGCGGGAGCGGGGCGAGTTGCTACCAACGGTGCGGCCACGGGAGACCGTGGAGCTGCTGGTGGGCTGCTTCACCGGCATCCAGCTGATGGCACGGGCGCTGACCGGCCGCGCGGATCTCGCGGACCGCCTGTCGGTGATGTGGGCGCACATGCTGCCGAGCATCGCGGTGCCGGGTCTGCTGCCCCGTCTCGACACCCGGGCCGACCGGGGGGAGCGGGTGCTGGCCTCCCTGGACGAGCGGGCGGCGTCCTGA
- a CDS encoding lytic polysaccharide monooxygenase auxiliary activity family 9 protein, whose amino-acid sequence MPRMTAHRIAALTAAAVSPLLLNLWTAGPALAHGAPTEPSSRVYGCSPEGTRSGTAACRAAIAANGTSFAAWDNVRVANVNGRDRQTIPDGELCSGGLPAYKGLDLARADWPTTRLTPGGTLRMTYASTIPHTGTFRLYLTKQGYDPTKPLTWADLPERPFAEVKDPTLTDRAYRFSVKLPADRTGRQVLYTIWQNSSTPDTYYSCSDVVFPAAAGTSGTDGKKTEQEKEEEQPEKASASAASKPSATASTTAVSPSVPATRTGADTPGSTPVASATGAGSGPSAPLLAGGATAVLVLTGGVALALRLRGR is encoded by the coding sequence ATGCCCCGGATGACCGCACACCGCATCGCCGCCCTGACGGCGGCCGCCGTGAGCCCCCTGCTGCTGAACCTGTGGACCGCGGGCCCGGCGCTGGCCCATGGGGCGCCCACCGAGCCGTCCAGCCGGGTCTACGGCTGCTCCCCGGAGGGCACGCGGTCCGGCACCGCGGCCTGCAGGGCGGCGATCGCCGCCAACGGGACGTCCTTCGCCGCCTGGGACAACGTGCGCGTGGCGAACGTGAACGGCCGGGACCGGCAGACGATCCCGGACGGCGAGCTGTGCAGCGGCGGACTGCCCGCCTACAAGGGGCTCGACCTGGCACGCGCCGACTGGCCGACGACCCGGCTGACCCCGGGCGGCACGCTGCGGATGACGTACGCCTCGACGATCCCGCACACCGGGACGTTCCGGCTCTACCTCACGAAACAGGGGTACGACCCCACGAAACCGCTCACCTGGGCCGATCTGCCGGAGCGCCCGTTCGCCGAGGTCAAGGACCCGACGCTGACCGACAGGGCGTACCGGTTCAGCGTGAAGCTGCCCGCCGACCGGACGGGGCGTCAGGTGCTGTACACGATCTGGCAGAACAGCAGCACGCCCGACACGTACTACTCGTGCTCCGACGTGGTGTTCCCGGCGGCCGCCGGCACCTCGGGCACGGATGGGAAGAAGACAGAGCAGGAGAAGGAGGAGGAGCAGCCGGAGAAGGCGTCGGCGTCGGCCGCGTCCAAGCCGTCGGCCACCGCCTCCACCACGGCCGTGAGCCCGTCGGTTCCGGCCACGCGGACGGGCGCGGACACACCCGGGAGCACCCCGGTGGCGTCCGCCACCGGGGCCGGTTCGGGTCCGTCCGCGCCGCTGCTGGCGGGCGGCGCCACCGCCGTGCTGGTGCTCACCGGTGGCGTCGCCCTGGCGCTTCGTCTGCGCGGGCGCTGA
- a CDS encoding ScbA/BarX family gamma-butyrolactone biosynthesis protein, translated as MTRPRQLADAPSLTTTVPRQLVHRAALSETLLTGWRRTGDDRFSLSAQWPRAHGLHVSSDWSAYDPLLVVETVRQAGTLITHAEYDVPLDHQFVMREFHVTTRQGALAVDPLPAEPEVELVFTEVQYRGRRPAGARYTAQVRREGKPVATADVAFTVVGGPVYRRLRGGRTPESVNVTPLPDGLAPAAVDRALPTDVVLAPADGTDRWQLRVDTAHPVFFDHPLDHIPGMLLLEAARQAARLLRTDEQTPVAYHALFHRYAELDEPVWIEAKGGHGTDVQVLGTQGESTVFECLVGTAAR; from the coding sequence ATGACTCGACCGCGGCAGCTTGCCGACGCTCCGTCCTTGACTACCACTGTGCCTCGTCAACTCGTGCACCGCGCGGCTCTGTCGGAGACTCTTCTGACCGGCTGGCGGCGCACCGGGGACGACCGTTTCTCGCTGTCCGCCCAGTGGCCACGGGCGCATGGGTTACACGTGTCGTCCGACTGGTCCGCATATGACCCCCTGCTCGTCGTCGAGACGGTCCGGCAGGCCGGCACCCTGATCACCCACGCCGAGTACGACGTACCCCTGGATCACCAGTTCGTCATGCGGGAGTTCCATGTCACCACCCGCCAGGGGGCGTTGGCGGTGGACCCGCTGCCGGCCGAGCCGGAAGTGGAGCTGGTCTTCACCGAGGTCCAGTACCGAGGCCGGCGTCCCGCCGGCGCCCGGTACACCGCACAGGTGCGGCGCGAGGGCAAACCGGTGGCCACGGCCGACGTCGCCTTCACCGTCGTCGGCGGGCCCGTCTACCGCAGGCTCCGCGGTGGACGCACCCCCGAGTCGGTGAACGTGACCCCGCTGCCGGACGGTCTCGCTCCGGCCGCCGTGGACCGTGCGCTGCCCACCGACGTGGTCCTCGCCCCGGCCGACGGAACCGACCGCTGGCAGCTGAGAGTAGATACCGCACACCCCGTTTTCTTCGACCATCCCCTCGATCATATTCCTGGCATGCTGCTCCTGGAGGCGGCCCGCCAGGCCGCCCGGCTGCTCAGAACCGACGAGCAGACGCCCGTGGCGTACCACGCGCTCTTCCATCGATACGCCGAACTGGACGAACCCGTCTGGATCGAGGCGAAGGGGGGCCATGGCACCGATGTGCAAGTCCTCGGAACGCAAGGGGAGTCGACGGTATTCGAGTGCCTGGTGGGTACCGCCGCACGGTGA
- a CDS encoding DUF6230 family protein, with protein sequence MASSPDVTSSDDNTPGNPENGSSGRRGRVRPRRAAVMAVPAAAVAATLAILTAEGALGVQFAISGMPFVVTGDKLDGTGFEQFGALDSMIENSPNQGDTGGQVLVVTSVVKDGDITNMCQSVDLGGIQLLLTAGGEGTPVHVENLAIDSDVIKGDAEFHGIEIGGDASTFNKGGVKGPEGVYGQQADTVLIKHLYQHNYAATAGIFKLPDLHMRFGTGGCPQ encoded by the coding sequence ATGGCCTCGTCCCCGGACGTCACGTCGTCCGACGACAACACCCCCGGGAACCCGGAAAACGGTTCCTCCGGCAGACGCGGCCGGGTCCGGCCGCGCCGGGCCGCGGTGATGGCGGTGCCGGCCGCCGCGGTCGCCGCCACCCTCGCCATCCTCACCGCCGAGGGCGCCCTCGGAGTGCAGTTCGCCATCTCCGGCATGCCGTTCGTGGTCACCGGCGACAAGCTCGACGGAACCGGGTTCGAGCAGTTCGGCGCGCTGGACAGCATGATCGAGAACAGCCCCAACCAGGGCGACACCGGCGGCCAGGTCCTGGTCGTCACCTCGGTCGTGAAGGACGGCGACATCACCAACATGTGCCAGAGCGTCGACCTCGGCGGCATCCAGCTGCTGCTCACCGCGGGCGGCGAGGGCACGCCGGTGCACGTGGAGAACCTGGCCATCGACTCCGACGTCATCAAGGGTGACGCCGAGTTCCACGGCATCGAGATCGGCGGCGACGCCAGCACCTTCAACAAGGGTGGCGTGAAGGGTCCCGAGGGCGTCTACGGCCAGCAGGCCGACACCGTCCTCATCAAGCACCTCTACCAGCACAACTACGCGGCCACCGCCGGCATCTTCAAGCTGCCCGACCTGCACATGCGGTTCGGGACCGGGGGTTGCCCGCAGTGA
- a CDS encoding DUF6114 domain-containing protein, protein MPAVSPSSQWRTAFRAWRGRRPFLGGVLLTLGGAEILVTMKAPLPVILHIGMQGLAGYLLPTLMLVCGLLIVFNPSQRLFYSVISVLLSLGTWVTSNLGGFFVGLLLGVVGSCMTFGWLPDQEPRVSRRKRRKAARAAAEALQPTALPGAGEPA, encoded by the coding sequence TTGCCCGCAGTGAGCCCGTCCAGCCAGTGGCGCACCGCCTTCCGCGCATGGCGAGGGCGCCGGCCCTTCCTCGGCGGGGTGCTGCTCACGCTGGGCGGCGCCGAGATCCTGGTGACCATGAAGGCACCGCTTCCGGTCATCCTGCACATCGGCATGCAGGGCCTCGCGGGTTACCTCCTGCCGACCCTGATGCTCGTCTGCGGCCTGCTGATCGTGTTCAACCCGAGCCAGCGGCTGTTCTACTCCGTGATCTCGGTGCTGCTCTCCCTGGGCACCTGGGTCACGTCCAACCTGGGCGGCTTCTTCGTGGGCCTGCTGCTGGGCGTCGTGGGCAGTTGCATGACGTTCGGCTGGCTGCCGGACCAGGAGCCGCGCGTGAGTCGCCGCAAGCGGCGCAAGGCGGCCCGGGCGGCCGCCGAGGCGCTCCAGCCGACCGCGCTGCCGGGAGCGGGCGAGCCCGCCTGA
- the tatA gene encoding Sec-independent protein translocase subunit TatA, which yields MLRNGLEPWHLLIVAVVVVLVFGSKKLPDTARALGKSMRILKSEAKAMKEDGAPATVPEAQTPVTTVPVEPPAATH from the coding sequence ATGCTGCGCAACGGACTGGAGCCCTGGCACCTGCTGATCGTGGCGGTCGTCGTCGTCCTGGTGTTCGGCTCGAAGAAGCTGCCGGACACGGCACGCGCCCTCGGCAAGTCGATGCGCATCCTCAAGAGCGAGGCCAAGGCGATGAAGGAGGACGGCGCTCCGGCCACCGTCCCCGAGGCGCAGACCCCGGTCACGACCGTCCCGGTGGAGCCGCCCGCCGCCACCCACTGA